Part of the Undibacter mobilis genome is shown below.
GCCGGCGCCGCGCACAATTGCGCCTTCTGGAAAACGCTGTATCCGGCCTATCTGACACAATAGGGTCGTTCGGCTTCACCGGCGAAGCGGCTGACGTCCCAAGCGCCGCTTCCCCTATCGCGATCGGTATTCATGCTCGATCTTCTCGCCTCCAGCATCATCGCGGTCTTCACCGGACTTCTGAGTGTCCCGACGCCAGCCGCGACGCCCATCGGTCTTTGGCAACACGCCGACGCGTCAATCGAGGCACGCTTCTATCCGTGCGGCGACAAGCTGTGCGCCCGCGTCACCGCGGCCAAGGCGAGCAATCGCTCGATCCGGAGCGGCACCATGCTGGTCCAGAACGCAGCCCTGACCTCTCACAATATGTGGGAGGGGCGGGTGCTGGATGTCGACAACGGCAATGTCGTTGCCGGCGTCATCACCTTGCACAGCCGCGATACACTCAACCTCAAAAGCTGCACGGCCTTGGTGTTCTGCCGCATCGACACCTGGAACCGCGTCAACTAATGGCTCATCGAAAACCGGCGGCCAGCGCCACAACTTTGCCGTCGAGCCCCAGGAAGCCGTGATGCGATTTGGCCTGGCAAGGATTGCCGACCGTCTGGCCGCCATCGAGCCAAGCCACGCGCGCCTTGCCGCCCGCCCATTTGATGAAAGGCTCAACGCCCGCCGGCTGTGTGAAGCGACAGCCATCCTGCCGATGATGAATGACGAGCGTGGGCGGTAGCCGTTCCGGTGACCCCAGAATACCCATGACGTGTCGATCCGGACCGGATTCGCGGCTGAGAAAGCCAGCGGTGAGCACAAGAGCGTCGGGCCTCGCGCCACGGGCGATGCCACCTGCCGCGCGCAAGGTGCCGCGGCTGGTCGCGATCACCGTCACCGGACTCTTGATCCCGCGCATGTAATTCACGGCCGCTGCGAGATCGACATTGGCGTCAACGACCAGCACGGCGAGCCCCTGCGCCTTGTAGGCCTCGCGCGTGCGCACCAGCTGATTGTTCTTGAGGTTGCCAATACTTCCGCCGGGACCCGCCTGCAGGTCGCCATCGCCGCCCGGCAACAGGATCACGCTGGCCTTCGGCGATGCCGGTTTCAGCAACACCGCCTTCGAACCGTCGATCGTCACGGTTTCATCTGCCCAAGCCGGGCTCGCCAAAGCGAGCGCCGCAGCAAAAGCCATAATGCACCTGATTGTCATATTCGCCCCCGCAATCTTTAACGCGTCATTCTCCCGAGCCTAGGCGAAGGCGCGTATGAAACAAACTGTGCCGCACTGCGCCGACGATTGTGCGCGGCACACGACAGGCATTGGCCGCCGTTCCTGCTAGACTCCGCGCAACGACAAAGGAGGAAACGATGGCCAGGACCATTTCAAAAGTTGCCTCGCGCATGGCTGCGGCTTCAATGCTTGTTGCCTTCTCCACGGCCGCTTTCGCCAATGACCCCACCGGGACGTGGGTGCGGCCTTCCACCGGTACGCAGGTGAACTTCTACAACTGCGGCAGCAAACTCTGCGCGCGCATCACGGCCGTCAAAGATCAATCCCGCAAGAATACGATCGGCACCGTCATCATGAAAGGCGCGGCGAAGTCGGGCGACAACACCTGGAAGGGCGACTTGCTCAATACCGAAAACGGCAAGACCTATTCCGGCGTCGTCACACTCGAGGGCGCCAATGCGCTGAACCTGAAAGGCTGCGTCGCAGTCGTCATGTGCAGTGGCGAGACGTGGCAGAGGGTGAAGTAGGTTTGTCCGTCATTCCGGGACGCCGCGGCGCCCTGGAATGACGATCACGGGGACATTTCCCGCCGTGACACGTTAGTGTGTCGCCATGACAGCGCCCTCGAATCCGCCCCACACCAACCGCCTTGCTGCGGCAACGTCGCCTTACTTGCTGCAGCATCAGCACAATCCGGTCGACTGGTGGCAGTGGGGCCCCGAAGCGCTCGCGGAGGCGAAAAAGTCGAACCGGCCCATCCTGCTGTCGGTGGGCTATGCCGCGTGCCACTGGTGCCATGTCATGGCGCATGAAAGCTTCGAGGACGAAGCCACCGCGGCGGTGATGAACGCGCTGTTCGTCAACATCAAGGTCGACCGCGAGGAGCGGCCGGACATCGACCAGATCTACATGAACGCGCTGCATCTGCTGGGCGAGCAGGGCGGCTGGCCGCTCACGATGTTCCTGACGCCGGCCGGCGAGCCGGTGTGGGGCGGCACCTATTTTCCGAAAGAGGCCAAGTTCGGCCGCGCGGCCTTCACCGACATTTTGCGCGAGGTGTCGCGGCTGTTTCGCGAGGAGCCGGACAAGATCGAGCAGAACCGCGCAGCCCTCATGGCGCGCCTCGCCGAGGCAGCACATCCGGCAGGCAAGGCCACCATCGGGCTCAAGGAGCTGGACGGGGCAGCACGGCAGCTCGGCAACGCCTTCGACAGCGTCCGGGGCGGGCTGCGCGGCGCGCCGAAATTCCCGCAGGCGGCGCTGTTCGAAATGCTGTGGCGTGCCGGCCAGCGCACCGGCGACGCGCGGTTCTTCGAGCTTTTCGACCTGACGCTGACCCATATTTGCGAGGGCGGCATCTATGACCACCTCGGCGGCGGCTTTGCCCGCTACTCCGTGGATGAGCGCTGGCTGGTGCCGCATTTCGAGAAGATGCTGTACGACAATGCCCAGCTTCTCGCCCTTCTTGCTGCAGCATGGACCCGCAGCAAAAACCCGCTCTACCGCGCCCGGGCGACCGAGACCGTCGGCTGGCTCAAGCGGGAAATGACCAACGCAAACAAGGCTTTCTGCTCATCCCTCGATGCCGATTCGGAAGGTGAGGAGGGCAAGTTCTATGTCTGGTCGCTGGCGGAAATCCGGGACATCCTGGGCGCGGACGCCGACTATTTCGCAGCGCAATATGATGTGACCGCCGAAGGCAACTTCGAAGGTCACAATATTCTCAACCAGCTCAAGCACTTACCGCGCACAATAGAGGACGGCGCGGCAGGGCGGCCTGGCGAGGCCCGGTTGGCCATGTTGCGCGGTAAGTTGGTGATCGAGCGTGAGAAACGTATCCGGCCTGGACTTGACGATAAGGTCCTGGCGGACTGGAATGGGTTGATGATCGCGGCGCTGGCCGAGGCTGCGACCGCGTTCGACGCGCCGGAGTGGCTCGTCATGGCGCGGCAGGCTTTCGACTTCGTTTCCGATCAAATGACGCACGACGACCGGCTCGGCCATTCCTGGCGCGCCGGGCAATTGCTGCTGCCGGGGCTGGCCTCCGACTACGCCTGCATGATCAAGGCGGCGCTGGCGCTCAACGAGGCGACCGGCCAGCGCGCCTATCTCGACCGCGCCGTGACCTGGCAGCAAGCGCTCGACCGGCACTACACCAATCCCGCCAATGGCGGCTACTTCCTCACCGCCGACGATGCCGAAGGGCTGATCGTGCGGCCGGCGAGTGCAAGCGACGA
Proteins encoded:
- a CDS encoding DUF2147 domain-containing protein, with the translated sequence MLDLLASSIIAVFTGLLSVPTPAATPIGLWQHADASIEARFYPCGDKLCARVTAAKASNRSIRSGTMLVQNAALTSHNMWEGRVLDVDNGNVVAGVITLHSRDTLNLKSCTALVFCRIDTWNRVN
- a CDS encoding alpha/beta hydrolase translates to MAFAAALALASPAWADETVTIDGSKAVLLKPASPKASVILLPGGDGDLQAGPGGSIGNLKNNQLVRTREAYKAQGLAVLVVDANVDLAAAVNYMRGIKSPVTVIATSRGTLRAAGGIARGARPDALVLTAGFLSRESGPDRHVMGILGSPERLPPTLVIHHRQDGCRFTQPAGVEPFIKWAGGKARVAWLDGGQTVGNPCQAKSHHGFLGLDGKVVALAAGFR
- a CDS encoding DUF2147 domain-containing protein; this translates as MARTISKVASRMAAASMLVAFSTAAFANDPTGTWVRPSTGTQVNFYNCGSKLCARITAVKDQSRKNTIGTVIMKGAAKSGDNTWKGDLLNTENGKTYSGVVTLEGANALNLKGCVAVVMCSGETWQRVK
- a CDS encoding thioredoxin domain-containing protein gives rise to the protein MTAPSNPPHTNRLAAATSPYLLQHQHNPVDWWQWGPEALAEAKKSNRPILLSVGYAACHWCHVMAHESFEDEATAAVMNALFVNIKVDREERPDIDQIYMNALHLLGEQGGWPLTMFLTPAGEPVWGGTYFPKEAKFGRAAFTDILREVSRLFREEPDKIEQNRAALMARLAEAAHPAGKATIGLKELDGAARQLGNAFDSVRGGLRGAPKFPQAALFEMLWRAGQRTGDARFFELFDLTLTHICEGGIYDHLGGGFARYSVDERWLVPHFEKMLYDNAQLLALLAAAWTRSKNPLYRARATETVGWLKREMTNANKAFCSSLDADSEGEEGKFYVWSLAEIRDILGADADYFAAQYDVTAEGNFEGHNILNQLKHLPRTIEDGAAGRPGEARLAMLRGKLVIEREKRIRPGLDDKVLADWNGLMIAALAEAATAFDAPEWLVMARQAFDFVSDQMTHDDRLGHSWRAGQLLLPGLASDYACMIKAALALNEATGQRAYLDRAVTWQQALDRHYTNPANGGYFLTADDAEGLIVRPASASDDATPNPNAVAAENLVRLAALTGDDQWRIRADALLEGILAGATQNLFGHVALLNALDFRLRAAEIVCTGPDAETFAQEALKLPHLSRIVLRAPSADSLPPSHPAQDKVKAISGSSAFICVGERCSLPVTDPGKIAEAVKAF